A genomic region of Gammaproteobacteria bacterium contains the following coding sequences:
- a CDS encoding DUF262 domain-containing protein: MNDEVETAGQNSASIGNDLLPLRAVFDGVQLRVPDYQRGFSWDREHVEALLQDIDHLFADGKTTSHYTRTLVLDRSALCQR, from the coding sequence ATGAATGATGAAGTAGAAACAGCTGGTCAGAATTCCGCGTCGATCGGAAACGATTTGCTCCCACTGCGAGCCGTATTCGATGGCGTGCAGCTTCGTGTGCCAGATTATCAACGTGGCTTTTCTTGGGACCGTGAACATGTGGAGGCACTGCTTCAGGATATCGACCATCTGTTCGCGGACGGAAAGACCACATCTCATTACACACGCACGCTGGTGCTTGACCGAAGTGCGCTATGTCAGCGCTAA